In a single window of the Anaerocolumna cellulosilytica genome:
- a CDS encoding IS3 family transposase (programmed frameshift), which yields MSTSKTGTRYDEDFKRTLVNLYQSGGKTQAALCKEYGVSLTALTRWIKQYSTVKTDDGEVLTAKQVKDLQKRNAQLEEELLILKKANCHLHATLQQRLDAVHKLRFQHDIKILCNVLGVNRSTYYKHFHSVPAERTKENQEIAKRILHIYADYNKRLGAYKITYVLQRDHGIHISVGRVYRLMKTLQLPRMSTVKPYRNYRHKDTGNCTNHLHQEFNQKSPDIVWASDFTYIKVSGKWYYLCIVMDLFSRKIISWNISARPDVTLVMTAFKKAYDKRKYPTGLMFHSDRGSQYTAFSFRQLLDSLNVVQSFSKKGYPFDNACCECFFKYLKKEETNRKTYYSLQELQLSVFEYIEGFYNSRRPHSSLGMLTPNEKEELFWNQA from the exons ATGTCCACAAGTAAAACTGGAACACGGTATGACGAGGACTTCAAACGTACTCTCGTTAACCTTTATCAATCTGGCGGTAAAACACAGGCTGCTCTCTGTAAAGAATACGGTGTTTCCCTAACCGCTCTTACCCGTTGGATCAAGCAATACTCAACCGTCAAAACGGATGATGGCGAGGTCTTGACCGCCAAACAAGTGAAGGATCTTCAAAAACGCAATGCTCAGCTTGAGGAGGAACTCCTCATACTAAAAAAAGCGA ATTGCCATCTTCACGCCACACTCCAGCAACGATTAGATGCTGTTCATAAGCTTCGTTTTCAGCATGACATAAAGATTCTTTGCAATGTATTAGGTGTAAACAGAAGTACCTATTATAAGCATTTTCACTCAGTACCTGCTGAACGCACCAAGGAAAATCAGGAGATAGCCAAACGGATTCTCCATATCTACGCCGATTATAACAAGCGTCTTGGTGCATATAAGATTACTTATGTCCTCCAGCGTGATCATGGCATTCACATCAGTGTTGGACGAGTGTACCGCCTGATGAAAACACTTCAATTACCACGAATGTCAACGGTGAAGCCATATCGTAACTATCGGCATAAAGATACTGGCAATTGCACCAATCATCTCCATCAGGAGTTCAACCAGAAATCCCCTGACATTGTCTGGGCAAGTGATTTCACTTATATCAAAGTTTCTGGGAAATGGTATTATCTCTGTATTGTAATGGATCTATTTTCTCGCAAAATCATTTCCTGGAACATTTCAGCAAGACCTGATGTCACTTTGGTAATGACTGCATTCAAAAAAGCTTATGATAAAAGGAAATACCCTACAGGCCTCATGTTCCACTCTGATCGGGGATCTCAATATACTGCATTTTCATTCAGACAGTTATTGGATTCTCTTAATGTAGTGCAGTCATTTTCTAAGAAAGGTTATCCCTTCGACAATGCCTGCTGTGAATGTTTCTTCAAATATTTGAAAAAAGAAGAAACCAACCGAAAAACCTATTACTCTTTACAGGAGCTGCAGCTATCTGTATTTGAGTATATTGAAGGTTTCTATAACTCCAGAAGACCACACAGTTCTCTTGGAATGCTAACACCCAATGAAAAGGAGGAACTCTTCTGGAATCAAGCTTAG
- a CDS encoding InlB B-repeat-containing protein, with amino-acid sequence MKKMKRIVAFMICFTIILSDLTVPSIAKGASTVPKETKQVRVYGNIFYNINENGSNSSKIVRKQLNEYPFNLYYSNTAGETKSFELKTDGNGDYSFLLKDSKGIKKTWIQIESKNAAVLVTSNILKKGKAFKSLVFESRKKTVPKGSSSLQMNINIYSPDVKGAINIARVIKDARGFAQNEMGIQVPPVLVLWKPGYGDDSYAINETISGNTVGGIVLSGKDNDERDESVIVHEYGHWVYGTLREDGRFAWGDHSSSNKIDARLAYSEGLATFFGQAFLDNEYYVDKGNANSGLAYSLENLPSNFPSGEKNEAHVASVLWDTIDTYNTNESWDNVAEDLGKVLSRNADVVRQSDIYIGSIKDPIHTFLIYNCTIRDFYNKYVESEIRKNSQEALDFWTIFEKNDMQYDDEKPTISLKDNKKIYVINNNMNSISVNLYDNVTVAKAEFYINGKKTNTYRNPASNLVYSIPKSELKKGLNKLTIKAYDHAGNYVSSEASLAKNVFPTKDFYKISIGNANVDLSNVSYRTPYSVEYIDLFLEDDDTPSTLSGNMFSLLEIGAASLDEQLTDEIQEAETPEDIPFSETMYEIAETYALTNAREEYGLIGQDEISQIHTFEVENGNDYGLLVDDTLGDFEITLTSPDGTQYTNTSLEEIPEVETSEGELPAQEDLQNQYILNLGTSGFMMFQPEAGVWSYTIKNLGTESNYHAGIFTKLSAPTITNESELLNIQDGSLVELQANIATGSAISIQLTGENSGIEVVDSIEVDAKNNGNFSYTFEALPDDTYNVELYITEDGRKVSWSKEADIVVDSSVPEIILDDDYEFYTYSDIAVVQGIARNAAEVSVSLNGEGVVVNSGSKDEFTFGTDWLNLQPGNNAVVIIAKTKTGKTAVKEVTLFSDTSDEGEEEANLPVIESVLFNGKEESTIHNSAEIGVKLANKELSNYKVYAIYNSKKYDFIPTGNHFTLNFNPEEESGNYYITIYAESKWQMSDKKEIELTVIKNDGKIYVKSRPEDINIEEGETATLNISDIIGGTNYEIQSDVGNIQNGQWKYTPELPGMYEVNFIVSKDETLLTVTFDVIVDQSVGFKLKLNPNGGNLSNNTKYVYYDQIYGVLPTPARVGYTFDGWYTQAEGGEKVDSAKIVTIEDARTLYAHWKGITIAVNLNANGGTVNPISAKVVYGSEYGELPVPYRENYFFNGWYTAMSGGTLVTDNTLVKVTSTQYLYARWTSKTYSITLNPDVGTVTPTTKQVTHGKTYGTLPSAIKAGYTFGGWFTELAGDVEVTENTEVVSKSQHALYAKWNPIYYTIYFNSNGGLVDKDSKEVTYGQSYGELPVPERENFEFIGWYTLPVGGTEITVESTVNITTETMLYARWSGVTVMAKLEANGGTVSSDFKQVFYGGRYGTLPTPQREGYIFDGWYLVKEGGQKLTESTRVNDLKEHTLYAHWSKFDYRVNFNANGGGVSPANKTLPYNTPYGTLPTPTRGGHTFLGWYTSLSEDAKPVYSDTIFKSSSDQTLYAHWKPNEYKVWLNGNGVKLNKDSITLTYGQAYGELPVLQLKNYTFNGWYTQPSGGYIINPAQIYNWNCDQTIYAQWSGKEYTVSFELEGGTSGISQIKVNYGQAYVNLPVPYRLGYTFAGWFTTRDGNKMVINTDIVRMTEDQTLYARWEVMKPTVTFQANGGMMVVNGESVPSYNTNVAYGGTYGTLYTPVRDGFTFTGWYTIHNNTEILVTPGYTNQTTTSHMVYAKWIANSYEVNFMAEDNESILSSMKVTYGYSYGNLPTPTKEHFTFNGWYTKPEGGELINNTSVVKIVAPQNLYARWLGNYVKVNFNGNGGSVSSASSLIRYQSDYGYLQIPSRVGYDFKGWYTEPAGGTKITELSKVNTTEEHTLYAQWNLTKITVTLDYGFDGKSSTMTMYYDRAMGSIPAPERPGYRFDGWFARYADKAVTAETVVNTTVDFTLYGKWTGNSYQVYLDANGGSVVQNNYTVTNGNSYNAILVNPYRQGFTFGGWYTERSGGMLINSGSYANLTSDTTLYAHWLEDTYRIYFYPNGGSLPYLNTTVNKDELFSDFPTPTKTGYSFEGWYTNYRLDTPVYYTTGLSNLYAKWTPNSYTVHFDANSGKVSTSVKSVNYETAYGELPTPTKKGHLFLGWYTQKVGGNVITAASTMYETKNSTLYAQWSGAAVTVSYDSNGGSVINSTKTVYYEQTYGGLPTPTRTGYTFDGWSTAISEGTLIDSSSIVENEEEHTLYAQWRPITPTINLNPIGGTVLENGIKVNISSVIRTYGDTYGILPVASKAGYIFDGWYMSTTGKDKITEETIVTATSSVTLYAHWTAVENVVAFHPMGGILQEQSKTLKVTYDSLYGTLPIPEKTGYTFLGWFTEENGGAIIINNTRVTILGNQQLYARWQRKTYSINFDGNGGIFFEKNKQYPVIPKYILFEADYGTLPTPTRTGYQFEGWFTSKEEGEEVFFHTKMKEPYSGTVYARWRATSYDVTLVSDGGPVGLTKQVMVNGTYGELPTPERAYYSFNGWFTATVGGNRITQESKYEYSSSSTLYAQWKPDTFTVTLDPNGGSVTTESIKVVYEGTYGSLPTPTRKNYTFVGWYTSAEDGKNVWSGTILTVPADITIYARWNPNPYALTYHANGGSVYPNSKLIVNNENYGDLPIPTYFGYLFEGWYTDSSSGELITNADLVNVTEAQKIYAQWRVKNPTITFNPNGGKVDTPTKIVTYKGTYGELPVPELSNCSFEGWYTAQTGGTKIIENTPVNIADSQTLYARWKANNIR; translated from the coding sequence ATGAAAAAAATGAAAAGAATAGTAGCATTTATGATATGCTTTACAATAATTTTGAGTGATTTGACAGTCCCGAGTATCGCTAAAGGAGCATCTACTGTCCCGAAAGAAACAAAACAAGTCAGGGTATATGGAAACATATTTTACAATATAAATGAGAATGGGAGTAATAGTTCTAAGATTGTAAGAAAACAATTAAACGAGTACCCATTTAATCTATATTACTCCAATACTGCCGGAGAGACGAAGAGCTTTGAGTTAAAAACCGATGGGAATGGAGATTACAGCTTTTTACTTAAAGATAGTAAAGGAATTAAAAAGACCTGGATTCAAATTGAATCTAAGAATGCAGCAGTTCTAGTTACTTCTAACATTTTAAAGAAAGGAAAAGCATTCAAATCTTTAGTATTCGAAAGCAGGAAGAAAACAGTGCCAAAAGGTTCTTCTAGTCTTCAGATGAACATCAATATATATAGTCCGGACGTTAAAGGAGCTATCAATATTGCAAGGGTAATTAAGGATGCAAGAGGCTTTGCTCAGAATGAAATGGGAATACAAGTACCTCCTGTTCTCGTTCTATGGAAGCCTGGCTATGGAGATGATTCTTATGCAATCAATGAAACTATCTCTGGAAATACGGTTGGTGGGATAGTTTTATCGGGGAAAGATAATGATGAAAGAGATGAAAGTGTTATTGTACATGAATATGGACATTGGGTATATGGTACTTTAAGAGAGGATGGAAGGTTTGCATGGGGAGATCATAGTAGTTCAAATAAAATTGATGCAAGGTTAGCATATTCAGAAGGGTTAGCTACCTTTTTTGGACAGGCATTTTTGGATAATGAATATTATGTAGATAAAGGGAACGCTAATTCTGGTCTTGCCTACAGTTTAGAAAATCTTCCGAGTAATTTTCCATCCGGTGAGAAAAATGAAGCTCATGTAGCGTCTGTCCTTTGGGATACGATAGATACCTATAATACCAACGAATCCTGGGACAATGTTGCGGAAGACCTTGGAAAGGTATTAAGTAGAAATGCTGATGTAGTACGACAGTCTGATATATATATTGGCTCTATCAAGGATCCAATTCACACTTTTCTAATATATAATTGTACAATTCGGGATTTCTATAATAAATATGTTGAAAGTGAAATTCGAAAAAATTCTCAAGAAGCATTGGATTTCTGGACCATATTTGAAAAAAATGATATGCAATACGATGATGAAAAGCCAACCATTAGTCTTAAGGACAATAAGAAGATTTATGTTATCAATAATAATATGAATTCTATCAGTGTGAATCTATATGATAACGTTACTGTAGCAAAGGCGGAGTTTTATATCAACGGTAAAAAAACCAATACATACAGAAACCCTGCCAGTAATTTAGTATACAGTATACCTAAATCCGAATTAAAGAAAGGGCTCAATAAGCTGACTATAAAAGCATATGACCATGCCGGTAATTATGTATCAAGCGAAGCGTCCTTAGCTAAGAATGTGTTCCCAACAAAGGATTTCTATAAGATTTCAATAGGCAATGCCAATGTCGATTTAAGCAATGTTTCCTACAGAACTCCTTATTCCGTAGAATACATTGATTTATTTCTGGAAGATGATGATACGCCTTCAACTCTTTCAGGGAATATGTTTTCCTTACTGGAAATCGGTGCAGCATCACTTGATGAACAACTCACCGATGAAATACAGGAAGCTGAGACGCCAGAAGATATCCCTTTCTCAGAGACAATGTATGAAATAGCGGAGACCTATGCACTTACGAATGCTAGAGAAGAATATGGGTTAATAGGGCAGGATGAAATATCACAAATACATACCTTTGAGGTTGAGAATGGGAATGACTATGGGTTGCTGGTGGACGATACATTGGGAGATTTCGAAATTACCCTTACTTCACCTGATGGAACTCAATATACCAACACATCCCTAGAGGAAATACCGGAAGTTGAAACATCGGAAGGTGAATTACCTGCACAAGAAGATTTACAAAACCAATACATACTGAACTTAGGGACAAGCGGATTTATGATGTTTCAACCGGAAGCCGGTGTTTGGAGTTATACCATTAAGAATCTGGGCACAGAGAGTAATTACCATGCAGGAATCTTTACAAAGTTATCAGCTCCTACGATTACCAATGAAAGCGAACTTTTAAATATCCAAGACGGTTCCCTGGTGGAATTACAGGCCAATATTGCTACAGGCAGTGCGATTAGTATTCAATTAACCGGAGAAAACAGTGGAATAGAAGTAGTGGATAGCATTGAGGTAGATGCTAAAAATAATGGTAATTTTTCATATACATTTGAAGCTTTGCCGGATGATACTTATAATGTGGAGCTTTACATTACAGAGGATGGAAGAAAAGTTAGCTGGTCTAAGGAAGCTGACATTGTTGTTGATTCCTCAGTACCTGAAATTATTTTAGATGATGATTATGAGTTTTATACCTATTCTGATATTGCAGTAGTACAGGGTATTGCTAGAAATGCTGCCGAAGTTTCTGTTTCTCTAAATGGGGAGGGTGTTGTGGTTAACAGCGGTAGCAAGGATGAATTTACCTTTGGTACGGACTGGCTGAACCTGCAACCCGGTAATAACGCTGTGGTAATCATAGCAAAAACCAAGACCGGTAAGACGGCAGTGAAAGAGGTGACTTTATTCTCAGATACCAGTGATGAAGGTGAAGAAGAGGCAAATCTGCCGGTTATTGAAAGCGTATTGTTTAATGGAAAAGAAGAAAGTACCATTCATAATAGTGCAGAAATTGGGGTAAAACTTGCCAACAAGGAGTTAAGTAATTATAAAGTTTATGCAATATATAATAGTAAAAAATATGATTTTATTCCTACTGGGAATCATTTTACTCTGAATTTTAATCCGGAGGAGGAAAGTGGTAATTACTATATAACCATTTATGCGGAAAGTAAATGGCAGATGAGTGATAAGAAGGAAATAGAATTAACTGTTATTAAAAATGATGGAAAGATTTATGTGAAAAGCCGTCCGGAAGACATTAATATAGAAGAAGGCGAAACAGCGACCTTAAATATCAGTGATATTATTGGTGGCACCAATTACGAGATACAGTCAGATGTTGGAAACATTCAGAATGGACAATGGAAGTATACCCCTGAGTTACCAGGTATGTATGAGGTTAATTTTATCGTCAGCAAGGATGAGACGTTGTTAACTGTAACCTTTGATGTAATCGTTGATCAATCGGTAGGGTTCAAACTGAAGTTAAATCCTAACGGGGGAAACCTTAGTAATAATACCAAGTATGTATACTATGACCAGATATATGGTGTTTTACCAACGCCGGCTAGAGTTGGATATACCTTTGATGGCTGGTACACTCAGGCAGAGGGTGGTGAAAAAGTCGATTCAGCTAAGATTGTTACAATAGAGGATGCAAGAACCTTGTACGCTCATTGGAAGGGGATTACGATTGCTGTGAATCTGAATGCCAATGGTGGTACGGTAAATCCTATTTCTGCAAAGGTGGTCTATGGTAGTGAGTATGGGGAGCTGCCTGTACCTTATAGAGAAAATTATTTCTTTAATGGATGGTACACTGCCATGAGTGGAGGCACGCTTGTTACGGATAATACCTTAGTAAAGGTAACTTCAACCCAGTACCTATATGCACGATGGACATCAAAAACCTATTCAATAACCTTAAATCCCGATGTAGGTACGGTTACTCCGACAACTAAGCAGGTTACTCATGGAAAGACATATGGTACACTTCCCTCTGCGATAAAAGCAGGCTATACCTTTGGCGGATGGTTCACAGAACTGGCAGGTGATGTAGAAGTAACCGAAAACACAGAGGTTGTAAGCAAGTCACAGCACGCCTTATATGCCAAGTGGAATCCTATTTATTACACGATATATTTTAATAGTAACGGTGGATTAGTAGATAAAGATTCCAAAGAAGTAACGTACGGGCAATCTTATGGTGAGCTGCCGGTACCGGAACGGGAGAACTTTGAATTCATCGGTTGGTATACTCTTCCGGTCGGAGGTACTGAAATTACAGTAGAATCAACGGTTAACATTACGACAGAAACCATGCTTTACGCAAGGTGGTCAGGTGTTACGGTAATGGCAAAGCTGGAGGCTAACGGAGGTACCGTTTCCAGTGATTTTAAGCAGGTATTTTATGGAGGCAGATATGGCACACTGCCAACTCCCCAAAGAGAAGGCTATATATTTGATGGGTGGTATCTGGTAAAAGAGGGTGGACAAAAGTTAACAGAAAGTACCAGAGTTAATGACTTGAAGGAGCATACTTTATATGCCCATTGGTCAAAGTTTGACTACAGAGTTAATTTTAATGCGAATGGAGGAGGCGTTTCTCCGGCTAATAAAACATTACCATATAACACACCCTATGGTACACTTCCTACCCCAACCAGAGGAGGACATACCTTTCTTGGCTGGTATACTTCCTTGTCAGAGGATGCCAAGCCAGTGTATTCCGATACTATTTTTAAGAGCTCATCAGACCAAACGTTATATGCACATTGGAAGCCCAATGAATATAAAGTCTGGTTGAATGGTAATGGTGTAAAACTTAATAAAGATTCTATAACTTTGACCTATGGGCAAGCTTATGGTGAATTACCGGTACTTCAATTAAAAAACTATACCTTTAATGGATGGTACACACAACCGTCAGGTGGATACATCATTAATCCGGCGCAGATATATAACTGGAATTGTGACCAAACGATCTACGCACAGTGGTCAGGTAAGGAGTATACCGTATCTTTTGAACTAGAAGGTGGAACTAGTGGTATAAGTCAAATAAAGGTGAATTACGGACAGGCCTATGTGAATTTACCAGTACCATATCGTCTGGGTTATACTTTTGCAGGCTGGTTTACAACCAGAGACGGTAATAAAATGGTTATTAACACGGATATAGTAAGAATGACGGAAGACCAGACGTTATATGCCCGTTGGGAAGTAATGAAACCTACGGTAACCTTCCAAGCCAATGGCGGTATGATGGTCGTAAATGGAGAGAGTGTCCCAAGCTATAATACGAATGTAGCATATGGAGGTACTTATGGAACATTATATACTCCAGTAAGAGATGGATTTACGTTTACAGGTTGGTATACAATACATAACAATACGGAGATTTTAGTAACCCCTGGTTATACCAATCAGACAACTACATCACATATGGTATATGCAAAGTGGATTGCTAACTCCTATGAAGTGAATTTTATGGCAGAGGATAATGAGTCAATCTTGTCTTCTATGAAAGTAACCTATGGATATAGTTATGGGAACTTACCCACTCCGACAAAAGAACATTTTACCTTTAATGGATGGTATACGAAGCCAGAGGGCGGAGAGTTAATAAATAATACATCAGTTGTGAAAATAGTAGCACCGCAAAACCTGTATGCGCGATGGCTTGGTAATTATGTAAAGGTTAATTTTAATGGTAATGGAGGTTCTGTTTCCAGCGCAAGCAGTTTGATAAGATATCAAAGTGATTATGGTTATTTACAGATCCCCTCAAGAGTGGGGTATGACTTCAAAGGCTGGTATACAGAACCGGCTGGCGGAACGAAAATTACGGAATTGAGTAAAGTAAATACGACAGAGGAACACACCCTGTACGCCCAATGGAATCTAACAAAGATAACGGTAACCTTAGATTATGGCTTCGATGGAAAAAGCAGTACAATGACTATGTATTATGATCGTGCAATGGGTAGTATACCTGCCCCGGAGAGACCTGGATACCGATTTGATGGATGGTTTGCACGATATGCGGATAAGGCTGTTACAGCAGAAACTGTTGTTAATACAACCGTAGATTTCACCTTATATGGGAAATGGACAGGTAATAGTTATCAGGTATATCTGGATGCAAATGGAGGAAGTGTAGTTCAGAATAACTATACGGTTACCAATGGTAATAGTTACAATGCAATATTAGTAAACCCGTACAGACAAGGCTTTACCTTCGGAGGCTGGTATACCGAGAGAAGCGGAGGAATGCTTATAAATTCAGGTTCGTATGCAAATCTGACCAGTGATACAACACTATATGCCCATTGGCTAGAGGATACCTATCGGATTTATTTTTATCCAAATGGCGGTTCACTTCCCTATCTTAATACAACGGTTAATAAGGACGAATTATTCAGTGATTTTCCGACACCAACCAAAACGGGCTATTCATTTGAAGGCTGGTATACTAATTATAGACTCGACACACCCGTATATTATACAACAGGCCTTAGTAATCTCTATGCGAAATGGACGCCAAATAGTTACACTGTTCATTTTGATGCCAATAGCGGAAAAGTTTCCACCTCTGTTAAGAGTGTCAACTATGAAACAGCCTATGGAGAACTGCCAACACCAACGAAGAAAGGACATCTATTTCTTGGATGGTATACACAAAAGGTTGGTGGGAATGTGATAACTGCTGCTTCTACAATGTATGAGACTAAAAATAGTACACTTTATGCCCAATGGAGCGGTGCGGCTGTTACGGTTTCCTATGACTCAAATGGAGGAAGTGTGATAAACTCAACTAAAACAGTTTATTATGAGCAAACCTATGGGGGATTACCCACTCCAACTAGGACAGGCTATACCTTTGATGGTTGGTCTACTGCAATTAGTGAAGGTACATTAATTGATTCTAGCAGTATTGTAGAAAATGAGGAAGAACATACCTTATATGCCCAGTGGCGTCCGATAACTCCAACTATAAACTTAAATCCGATTGGTGGAACAGTTCTTGAAAATGGAATAAAAGTCAATATTTCATCAGTCATTAGAACCTATGGTGATACCTATGGTATACTGCCTGTAGCATCAAAAGCCGGGTATATATTTGATGGTTGGTATATGTCAACTACAGGAAAGGATAAGATAACAGAAGAGACCATAGTAACTGCTACAAGCTCCGTAACACTTTATGCACATTGGACAGCCGTTGAAAATGTAGTAGCATTTCATCCAATGGGAGGAATACTGCAAGAGCAATCAAAAACACTTAAAGTAACCTATGACAGTTTATATGGCACACTACCTATACCAGAAAAAACAGGATATACCTTTTTGGGGTGGTTTACAGAGGAAAATGGCGGAGCGATAATTATTAATAACACGCGGGTTACCATTCTTGGCAACCAGCAGTTATATGCAAGATGGCAAAGAAAGACCTATAGTATTAACTTTGATGGTAATGGTGGAATATTTTTTGAAAAAAACAAGCAATATCCAGTCATTCCTAAATATATATTATTCGAAGCGGATTATGGTACACTTCCTACGCCAACTCGAACTGGTTATCAATTTGAAGGATGGTTTACCAGTAAAGAAGAGGGAGAAGAAGTATTCTTCCATACGAAAATGAAAGAACCATATAGCGGAACAGTTTATGCTCGATGGAGGGCAACTTCCTATGATGTAACACTTGTTTCTGACGGAGGCCCAGTTGGATTAACGAAACAGGTGATGGTTAATGGAACTTATGGGGAACTCCCCACGCCCGAAAGAGCATATTATAGTTTTAATGGTTGGTTTACAGCAACAGTGGGTGGCAATAGGATAACCCAGGAATCAAAATATGAATATTCTTCCTCCTCCACATTGTATGCACAGTGGAAGCCTGACACATTTACAGTTACATTAGACCCGAATGGAGGCAGTGTTACCACAGAGAGTATTAAGGTTGTATATGAAGGAACATACGGTAGCTTGCCCACTCCTACACGTAAAAACTATACTTTTGTTGGCTGGTATACCAGTGCCGAGGATGGTAAAAACGTATGGTCCGGTACAATTTTAACAGTACCTGCTGATATAACTATATATGCCCGGTGGAATCCAAACCCATATGCCCTTACCTATCATGCAAATGGCGGATCTGTTTATCCTAATTCTAAATTAATTGTTAATAATGAAAATTATGGAGACTTGCCTATACCCACCTATTTCGGGTATCTATTTGAAGGGTGGTATACAGACTCTTCCAGTGGAGAATTGATAACAAACGCAGACTTGGTAAATGTTACGGAGGCACAAAAAATATATGCCCAATGGAGAGTTAAAAATCCTACCATTACTTTTAATCCCAACGGAGGAAAAGTTGATACTCCCACTAAGATAGTAACGTATAAAGGTACATATGGTGAATTGCCAGTACCTGAATTATCTAATTGCAGCTTTGAAGGTTGGTATACAGCCCAAACCGGTGGAACTAAGATTATTGAGAATACACCAGTAAACATAGCCGATTCTCAAACCTTGTATGCCCGTTGGAAAGCAAATAATATACGATAG
- a CDS encoding glycoside hydrolase family 9 protein, whose protein sequence is MGLVRINQMGYKPDSPKQLVYVGKETEFNIYQSETDKVVYTGRLSESRWDKAGEETICVGEFGDLKERGNYYIKIGEKKSLTFTISDNQPQLCTDVLLKAFYFQRCGMELTKEYAGSWKHGRCHTDFAYIVSPDIEKLIKESPETLERIDVTGGWHDAGDYGKYTVAAAIAVADLLLAYEEYTNAFRHMIGIPESKLIGDDLLYEVKYELDFMLKMQKSDGSVYSKVTTRFFPGMIMPEMDTAPMLLFDISTPATGDFAAVMALAARIYHVFDKSYADICLEAAKRAYKWLKKNPEPKLFKNPPNVLSGEYGDTCDLDERYWAAAELYRTTGEEEYHKEFLNYYPLVKNRVAFGWAEVGGYGTIAYLFSKRKNDSKILESMKLEWLAHSDMLAKRSYENGYGITLGFDEYKWGSTMLLLNQARQLIIAERLLKENCYHTIIHRNWDYLLGMNPMDISYVTGLGENAVMKPHHRPSDADGVLEPVPGLVSGGPCSGLLDEVAKKRCVGQPPAKCFVDDTQSYTTNEITIYWNSPAVYVGAYISTYNEHIR, encoded by the coding sequence ATGGGATTAGTAAGAATAAATCAAATGGGCTATAAACCGGATAGTCCAAAGCAATTAGTATATGTTGGAAAAGAAACAGAATTTAATATTTATCAGAGTGAGACAGACAAGGTTGTATACACAGGCAGATTGTCTGAGAGCAGGTGGGATAAGGCAGGTGAGGAAACAATTTGTGTTGGCGAGTTTGGGGATTTGAAAGAAAGAGGCAATTATTATATAAAAATTGGAGAAAAGAAATCCTTGACTTTTACGATATCTGATAATCAACCACAGTTATGTACGGATGTTTTATTAAAAGCCTTTTATTTTCAGAGGTGTGGAATGGAGCTTACAAAAGAATATGCAGGTTCTTGGAAACACGGGAGGTGTCATACAGATTTCGCTTATATAGTTTCACCAGATATAGAAAAGCTTATAAAAGAATCACCTGAAACACTAGAGCGTATTGACGTAACCGGCGGATGGCATGATGCTGGAGATTATGGAAAGTATACAGTTGCGGCAGCCATTGCAGTAGCTGATTTGTTGTTAGCCTACGAAGAGTATACCAATGCTTTCAGGCATATGATTGGAATACCAGAGAGTAAGCTTATAGGAGATGATTTACTTTATGAAGTAAAGTATGAATTAGATTTTATGTTGAAAATGCAAAAATCCGATGGAAGTGTTTATTCCAAAGTAACTACCAGATTTTTTCCGGGAATGATTATGCCTGAAATGGATACGGCACCCATGCTGCTATTTGATATATCAACACCTGCAACAGGTGATTTTGCAGCAGTTATGGCTCTAGCTGCAAGGATTTATCATGTATTTGACAAAAGTTATGCAGATATCTGTTTGGAAGCAGCGAAGAGAGCCTACAAATGGCTAAAGAAAAATCCAGAACCTAAATTATTTAAAAATCCTCCGAATGTATTGTCTGGTGAATATGGCGATACGTGTGACTTGGATGAACGTTACTGGGCGGCAGCGGAACTGTATCGAACTACCGGAGAAGAGGAATACCATAAAGAGTTTTTAAACTATTATCCGCTAGTAAAGAATAGGGTGGCATTCGGATGGGCAGAAGTAGGCGGCTATGGCACGATTGCATATTTGTTTAGTAAGAGGAAAAATGATTCCAAGATACTTGAATCAATGAAATTAGAGTGGCTGGCACATTCCGATATGCTGGCTAAAAGAAGTTACGAGAATGGATATGGAATTACGCTGGGGTTTGATGAGTATAAGTGGGGAAGTACCATGCTTTTACTAAATCAGGCCAGACAATTAATCATCGCAGAACGCTTGTTAAAAGAGAATTGTTATCATACGATTATACATCGTAACTGGGATTATTTATTGGGTATGAATCCAATGGATATTTCATACGTAACAGGCCTTGGGGAGAATGCGGTTATGAAGCCCCATCACCGGCCATCGGATGCGGATGGTGTACTAGAACCGGTGCCGGGGTTGGTATCCGGTGGTCCTTGCTCTGGACTTTTAGACGAAGTGGCGAAAAAAAGGTGTGTTGGACAGCCACCTGCAAAATGCTTTGTTGATGATACACAAAGCTACACCACTAATGAGATAACCATATACTGGAATTCACCTGCGGTATATGTTGGTGCGTACATCAGTACATACAACGAACATATCAGGTGA